Proteins from a genomic interval of Rosa chinensis cultivar Old Blush chromosome 2, RchiOBHm-V2, whole genome shotgun sequence:
- the LOC112184203 gene encoding uncharacterized protein LOC112184203 yields the protein MRAEIAAFREQSRIDREQQSTDRETNRLTQQRMQDLEDENTALARALDRRHQHNEALTQALARASQLADLNAAPITGNTNTAPAPPTEGSQRLIQVPVDLFPESLRHLPPPPLPQPVHGITPVPDANTALLVQMSNSLHALQARVQATENRDTWRAMNSYEDRPGPFTQQVRGAIRANTSKPLKIDYTGVGDPYQHLQAFRSQTNAKGYTDEVCCNIFQETLSGEALSWFYELPVGSVGNFKELVDKFVTRFILRIDGIHTPKGLLKIQQGEDETLKSFVNRWQAATAKSRDLNKELAELAFRRGLRRGEFLYGINHNPPASYDELMATVIRHAQAEFETYGDTPRPELRFSTPTSTIRDEPRKREWVHNHDRSPHTSNKRGKESSSRSNSYGNTHPNREPRAQQGPRTPPPPRYEVFTILNASYETVWNENMDEIPGPPPRKFPKSKLTQQDTGKFCTYHEDAGHNTNLCVALKIPSSPSSRGASFNDTYLLRR from the coding sequence ATGCGAGCTGAGATCGCAGCCTTCAGGGAGCAGTCCAGGATCGATCGGGAACAACAGAGTACCGATAGGGAAACAAACCGCCTCACGCAACAGAGAATGCaggatttggaagatgaaaacacgGCACTGGCCCGAGCACTAGACAGGAGGCACCAGCACAACGAGGCACTTACTCAGGCCCTGGCTAGAGCATCCCAGCTAGCAGACTTGAACGCTGCCCCGATAACAGGAAACACCAACACCGCACCAGCACCTCCTACGGAGGGCAGCCAGAGGTTAATCCAGGTACCGGTAGACTTATTCCCGGAAAGCTTGAGGCATCTACCACCACCACCGTTACCACAGCCAGTTCACGGTATCACGCCGGTACCCGACGCAAACACGGCATTACTCGTACAAATGAGCAACTCCTTGCATGCCCTGCAGGCAAGGGTACAGGccacagaaaatagagacaccTGGAGAGCTATGAACAGTTATGAGGACCGCCCGGGGCCTTTCACCCAACAAGTTAGGGGAGCCATTCGAGCGAATACATCGAAACCACTGAAAATTGACTATACGGGAGTTGGAGATCCCTACCAACATTTACAGGCTTTCCGATCGCAAACAAACGCCAAGGGATATACGGACGAAGTGTGTTGTAACATATTCCAGGAAACCCTGTCAGGGGAGGCTTTaagttggttctacgaactgccGGTCGGTTCTGTAGGGAATTTTAAGGAGTTGGTTGACAAATTTGTCACTCGATTCATCTTACGCATTGATGGGATACACACACCGAAGGGCCTACTGAAGATCCAGCAGGGAGAAGATGAAACCCTGAAGTCTTTTGTAAATAGATGGCAAGCGGCTACCGCTAAGTCCCGGGACCTCAATAAGGAACTGGCTGAGCTGGCTTTCAGGAGGGGCCTAAGACGAGGAGAATTTCTCTACGGGATCAACCATAATCCTCCAGCTAGCTACGACGAACTGATGGCCACTGTCATCAGACACGCTCAGGCCGAATTCGAAACATACGGGGACACCCCCAGACCAGAACTAAGATTTTCCACACCGACTTCGACGATTAGGGATGAGCCACGAAAAAGGGAGTGGGTCCACAATCATGATAGGTCACCCCATACCTCGAACAAAAGAGGCAAAGAATCCTCGTCCAGGTCGAACAGTTACGGGAACACCCACCCTAACCGGGAGCCAAGGGCGCAGCAGGGCCCAaggacaccaccaccacctcggTATGAGGTGTTCACAATCCTGAACGCTTCATACGAAACTGTCTGGAACGAAAACATGGATGAGATACCGGGACCACCCCCAAGGAAGTTCCCAAAGAGCAAACTTACCCAGCAGGATACCGGAAAATTCTGCACTTACCACGAGGATGCCGGACACAATACCAATCTGTGTGTTGCTTTAAAAATACCATCGAGTCCCTCATCCAGAGGGGCAAGCTTCAACGATACCTACCTGCTAAGGAGATAG